CTCGGCCAAACAGGTGTGACACGTTTCGATACCGTGCGCTCCCAGGCCATGGATGGTTTCATCGATTCCGCCGCTAAATTCGCGTTGCTTACCGAACGTGACCTGACCGGTAAGACCAGCGCCGTCGCCCAGCAGAAGACCCACCGTCGCCGTCATAAGGCTATTGACTTGATGGAGCTCAAAGCCGGCGATTACATCGTCCACGAACAGCACGGCATCGGCCGGTTTGTCGAGATGCGCCAGCGCACTACCGGTGTCGGCGCGAACCGTGCCACCCGCGAATACCTGGTCATCGAATATGCTCCGTCCAAACGCAACGCGCCACCGGACAAGCTTTTCATCCCCACCGACCAGCTCGATCAGGTCTCCAAATACATCGGTGCTGACAAGCCCAAACTCAACAAGCTCGGCGGCTCCGACTGGGCCCAGACTAAGGCCAAGGCGCGCAAACATGTCCACGAGATTGCCGACGACTTGGTCAAGCTCTACTCCGCTCGGCAGCAGGCCAAGGGCTTCGCGTTCAGTCCCGACACCCCCTGGCAAAAGGAGCTGGAGGATTCCTTCCCGTATCAGGAGACGGCCGATCAGCTCACCACCATCGACGAGGTCAAGGCCGACATGGAAAAGCCCGTGCCGATGGATCGCCTGATCTGCGGCGACGTCGGCTTCGGTAAGACGGAAATCGCCGTGCGTGCTGCGTTCAAGGCCGTCCAAGACGGCAAACAGGTGGCCATTCTGGCACCGACCACGCTTCTGGTGCAGCAACACTACGAGACGTTCACCGAACGCTACGAGGGTTTTCCGGTGGATGTCGCAGCGATGAGCCGGTTCCAGACCAAAAAGGAGATCGACGAGACGCTGAAGGGTCTCGAATCCGGCAAGGTCGATGTCGTTATCGGCACCCACAAGCTCTTGAATCCGAAAATCAAGTTCAAGGATCTGGGCCTTCTGATCATCGACGAGGAGCAGCGTTTCGGCGTCGAACATAAGGAGACCCTCAAGGCCCTGCGTACCAACATAGACGTGCTCTCGCTTTCCGCCACACCAATCCCAAGAACGCTGGAAATGGCCGTCACCGGCATCCGCGAGATGTCGACGCTGGCCACGCCGCCTGAGGACCGTTTGCCGGTGCTCACCTACGTCGGCGCCTACGAGGATGCTCAGGTCACCGCCGCTATTCGTCGTGAGCTCTTGCGCGGTGGTCAGGTCTTCTACGTCCATAACCGTGTCAACGACATCGACAAGGTGGCAGCCAAGATCCACGATCTGGTGCCCGAGGCGAAAATCGGCATCGCCCACGGCAAGATGGGGGAGAAACAGCTCGACAACATCATCCAGGACTTCTGGCATCGTGACATCGACGTGCTGGTATGCACCACGATCATCGAAACCGGTCTTGATATCACCAACGCCAACACGCTGATTGTCGATCACGCCGACCGTTTCGGCTTAAGTCAGCTCCATCAGCTGCGAGGCCGTGTGGGCCGTGGCCGCGAACGTGCATACGCTTACTTCCTTTACGACCCGAGTAAGCCGATGACCCAGCAGTCACACGACCGTCTGGCCACCATCGCGCAGAACACGGCGCTCGGAAGCGGTTTCGACGTGGCGATGAAGGATCTTGAACTGCGCGGAACCGGCAACCTTCTGGGCGGTGAGCAGAGCGGCCATATCGAGGGCGTCGGCTTCGACCTGTACGTGCGTATGGTTTCCGATGCCGTCGAGAAATACAAGGAGCCGGAACGTAGAGAATCCGTCGCCGTCACCATCGACCTACCCATCGAGGCTTCGATTCCGGTCGATTACATCGATTCGGATAAGCTTCGCCTCGAAGCCTACCGCAAGTTGGCCAGCGCGCGCACTGAAGATGATCTCACCGAGCTGCGAGAGGAACTTACCGACCGTTACGGCCCGTTGCCGGAGGAATTCGACACGCTGTTCGACGTCGCCAGACTTCGCAGCAAGGCTCGTGCGCTCGGCATCAGCGAAATCGTCACCCAAGGCAACCGTGTGCGCATCGCCAAGATTGACCCGCCGGAATCGTTGCAAATGCGGCTCTCGCGTATCTACAAGGGCTCGCAATACCGTCCGGTCACTCATACGTTGCTCATCCCCGCACCCTTCGGCGAAACGCTTGGCGGCAAGCCGATGACCAGCCCCGAGGTAATGGGCTGGACCGACCAACTGCTTGAAGATCTGGCGTGGCACGGAGGTTCGCGCTAAGGCCAGGCATCATTGGCAATACAGTAAAACGGATAAAAAATGTTGTGTGGTATATAGGCGATTTCGGAGGTATCGGAGTCGAAATCACCGTTTGCCAAACAGTCGGTAAGTCACGCTTTCCCGTATAGCATCCCGCGCAGGTCGTCCTCAATCTGGGTATGGTCTTGAGGCCGTCCCTCACTATCCAGGTCATGGCGATCGATATGGATGTCATCGGAAATCTCACCATCGGAAAGTACCAGCACCCGATCGGAGAGGCGCGTGGCTTCGGCGATATCATGGGTGACCATCAGCACGCCCCATTGATGCCTGGCGCACAATGCGGCCAATAGATTCTGCATGTCCAAGCGCGTGAGTGAATCGAGAGCGCCGAACGGCTCATCGAGCAGCAGGAGTTTCGGATTGCGCACCAAGACTCGAGCCAGCGATGCGCGCTGTGCCTGTCCTCCGGAAAGGGACGATGGCCAGGAATCGATATGATCGTCAAGTTGTACTTGTTTCAAGGCATTCTGTGCGATGTCTCTTCGTTCGTTTTTCGAGCCTGACAACCCCAACGTCACATTGTCCCACAGCCTCATCCAAGGTATCAGCCTGGCATCCTGAAAGGCAAGAGCGAACGAGTCCGTGGCTTCCATCCTGCCGCACAGTGGGGTGAGAAGCCCGGCGACGATACGCAGCAAGGTCGATTTGCCGCAGCCTGAACGGCCGATCAGCGAGACGAACTCACCTGTGCCTACTGTGGCGTTGATGTCGCGGAGCACCGGCCTGTCTGCGAACGACAGGCCGATGTGCTCCAAATCAAGCAGAGGAAGGTCGCTGGATTGTTGTGAAGCTTGTTGCGGCATGTCCTGGCTCACTTCGTGCAGTCGAGCACATGGGCGTCGAGGTTCGGCTTGGTCTTGATGAAGCCGAAATCGACGTATTGCTGTGCGATGTCATCAAGCATTTGCTTGCCTTTGGCATCCACCGGCAGGATTTTCGGTATGTCGAATTTTCTCACCTGCTTGATGATGGTGTCCGATGCACCGAATTTTTTGTAGGTCTGATAAATGAATTCCGGGTTTTTCTGCGCCTTATCGGATTCCTTGACCAGTGTCTGGTAGAGTTTCTTGACGATTTGCGGGTGTGCGTCGGCGAATTTCTTGGAGACCATATGTATGCTCACGTTCTTCGAATCATAGTGTTTTCCGTTGGTGATGAGCCGGGCGCCGGGTGTGGCCATGGCTGTGGCGAGGTTCTGGTCGTACGTCGCCAGCGCGTCGATTTTTCCGGAGGTGAATGCCGCGGCGAAATCGGTCTGGCTCAGTTCGACTTCGGTGACTTGTTTGGGATCGAGTCCGGCGTGGTGGAACGCGGCATTGACCACGTAGTCGCCGGTTGCGCCTTTTTTGTCGATACCGATGCGCTTGCCGTAGAGGTCTTTGAGGGTGGTGACTTTCGAGTTCGGGGCGGCCACGATGCCTTGGGAATCGCCGTCATAGTATTCGATGGCGAAGGCGACCCAGGGCTGCTTTTGATCAATAAGGCTGATGAAAGCTCCGGTGCCGGTACTGGTGGCTTCGGCCCGGCCTGCCAGAATGGTTTTACGTGCCGTATCTGGCGGGTTGAATGGTCCCATGAACTTGGCTTGGTAGGGCTTCATCGTCTCGCTGACGAATGGTTCGTTGTGTATGGTGGTCAGGTAGTTCGCCGTTGAAAGATAGGCGATCCGAATGGTGCCTTCGGATTTGGCGGAGCCCGATGCATTCGAGGTACCTGAGGAGGTTCCGCAAGCTGCCATTGCCACAACCGCAGCAAGCGTGCAGGTCGCTGCGCATATGCGACGTATTGTGCTATGTTGCTCTGCGTATGAGGCCGAGATGAGGTGATTTGTTTTCATGATACTTCCTTCTTCTTGAATGATGTTGAGTTCATAGGTCAAAATATTGGCGGTTTTGAACGTAGGCAGTCGAACGGGGACAAGTGACGATGCGGATAGCCTCACGGATTCAGTGCTTGTGGTTCCACGGGGTAAGCGCATGTTGCAGCAAGCCGACTATGGCTTCGCTTCCCAGCCCGAAGATGGCGTAAAGTACGATGCACAGCACCATCTGATCGGTACGAGAGAACTGCTGGGCACGGGAGAGGATATAGCCGATGCCCACTGAGGAGTTCACCGTCTCACAGGTGACCAGCGCGATCCACGCCACGGTGATGGCGAAGCGCAGACCGGTCATAAAACTCGGAAGGGCTCCCCGGAAAAGAATCCGACGTAGTACCAAGGGCTTGGGCAGCCGATACGCTTTGGCCAGCTCGATGAGCTTGGGGTCAAGATTACGGATACCGTCGCGCACATTGACGTAGATCAGCCCGAACACGCCGATGGCGATTAGCGCGATCTTCATAGATTCATCGATGCCCAGCATGATGATGAGCAGAGGCGAAAGCGCCGGGAACGGTATGGCACGCAACATATGCACCGGTTTGTCGACGAGGTCGAAGCCAATGGTCGAAGCTCCGGCGATCACGGCGACAGGCACGGCAATGACGATGCCCAGCCCGAGACCCAGCAGGACACGGGCAAGACTGATGCCGATCGATGGGAAGAGCAGGCCTTCGGCGTTCAGATCGCCGCACGACTTGATGACCTCGATAGGAGAGGGCAGCGGCCGAGATTCGGCGGGAGACAAGGTGGCGAAAAACCACCAGAGACATAAAACGACCGTGGAAAGCCATGGACCGATCATCTGCAGCAGCTTTATGCCTCCTCGTGGCCGCAGGTTCGCGCCTGTGCCCTGTTTGGAGGACATGGCTTCAGCGCCATCGAGGATGCCGGCGATATGCCGCATGCCCGACGAGGTTGAAGATGCTGATGATGAAGTTGCCGAATGGCTTTTCGGACGCACAATACCGTTGTGCATCGGACATCCCTTCGATAGCATTACCTACATCAGGTTCGATGAGTATGATCTCAGCCCGGCCGGTTCGCTTTTGTGTTTTGCACGCCAGCTTTTTCAAACACTTGGCTTGGGCACCCCATGTCAAAGAGTATTAGAACTCTTGAGCTGGACATCGAGGGGTGGATTGCTCAATAGGGCAATGACCGGAAAGGTTGCCGGCAATCCGGAAGGTACGACAAATTTGTGCGCACACTCTATGTTAACGTTCACATAAAATAGCCGATTTCGCTGGTTTACGTCCATCAAAGACATTAATCTTGGAACTGTTAGTGAAAGTCCATCTTTAAGGAGTAATTGTGGCAGCAATTGAAAGCG
The window above is part of the Bifidobacterium sp. ESL0732 genome. Proteins encoded here:
- a CDS encoding ABC transporter ATP-binding protein translates to MPQQASQQSSDLPLLDLEHIGLSFADRPVLRDINATVGTGEFVSLIGRSGCGKSTLLRIVAGLLTPLCGRMEATDSFALAFQDARLIPWMRLWDNVTLGLSGSKNERRDIAQNALKQVQLDDHIDSWPSSLSGGQAQRASLARVLVRNPKLLLLDEPFGALDSLTRLDMQNLLAALCARHQWGVLMVTHDIAEATRLSDRVLVLSDGEISDDIHIDRHDLDSEGRPQDHTQIEDDLRGMLYGKA
- a CDS encoding NrtA/SsuA/CpmA family ABC transporter substrate-binding protein, whose amino-acid sequence is MKTNHLISASYAEQHSTIRRICAATCTLAAVVAMAACGTSSGTSNASGSAKSEGTIRIAYLSTANYLTTIHNEPFVSETMKPYQAKFMGPFNPPDTARKTILAGRAEATSTGTGAFISLIDQKQPWVAFAIEYYDGDSQGIVAAPNSKVTTLKDLYGKRIGIDKKGATGDYVVNAAFHHAGLDPKQVTEVELSQTDFAAAFTSGKIDALATYDQNLATAMATPGARLITNGKHYDSKNVSIHMVSKKFADAHPQIVKKLYQTLVKESDKAQKNPEFIYQTYKKFGASDTIIKQVRKFDIPKILPVDAKGKQMLDDIAQQYVDFGFIKTKPNLDAHVLDCTK
- a CDS encoding ABC transporter permease, which translates into the protein MIGPWLSTVVLCLWWFFATLSPAESRPLPSPIEVIKSCGDLNAEGLLFPSIGISLARVLLGLGLGIVIAVPVAVIAGASTIGFDLVDKPVHMLRAIPFPALSPLLIIMLGIDESMKIALIAIGVFGLIYVNVRDGIRNLDPKLIELAKAYRLPKPLVLRRILFRGALPSFMTGLRFAITVAWIALVTCETVNSSVGIGYILSRAQQFSRTDQMVLCIVLYAIFGLGSEAIVGLLQHALTPWNHKH
- the mfd gene encoding transcription-repair coupling factor; the protein is MSGSLARFLPRLDDDEAFRDLLAGEIEAPVGAADQALTVGAPEGIRPAIAAARAQYSSVVMVVSSSREAEETVNSIRSWYGGDLGEVSQLEAWETLPHERLSPRADTVASRMAVFRKLCHPKDGSEMFGPIRILVMPVRSLIQPVVSGLGDVEPLVFKVGREIPLDEVSARLVENAYTRVDLVVNRGEFAVRGGIVDVFPPTLPHPVRIEFFGDEIDTIKEFHASDQRTYGDGIDVVWATPCRELQLTDKVRARAKSLIGRIPNADDMLQSIADSIPVEGMESLIPALIDDMQPVATMLPKDAVIMLSDPEKLRRAAADLAKTANEFLAASWHVAASGHGAGAPISFDQASFLDFDETIRSLEFSNHEVWRLTSFGIDKTMAGHVQLDASVPEEYRGDEKRAKTGVEGLIDDGFEVTITAAANGTLSRLKRALGQTGVTRFDTVRSQAMDGFIDSAAKFALLTERDLTGKTSAVAQQKTHRRRHKAIDLMELKAGDYIVHEQHGIGRFVEMRQRTTGVGANRATREYLVIEYAPSKRNAPPDKLFIPTDQLDQVSKYIGADKPKLNKLGGSDWAQTKAKARKHVHEIADDLVKLYSARQQAKGFAFSPDTPWQKELEDSFPYQETADQLTTIDEVKADMEKPVPMDRLICGDVGFGKTEIAVRAAFKAVQDGKQVAILAPTTLLVQQHYETFTERYEGFPVDVAAMSRFQTKKEIDETLKGLESGKVDVVIGTHKLLNPKIKFKDLGLLIIDEEQRFGVEHKETLKALRTNIDVLSLSATPIPRTLEMAVTGIREMSTLATPPEDRLPVLTYVGAYEDAQVTAAIRRELLRGGQVFYVHNRVNDIDKVAAKIHDLVPEAKIGIAHGKMGEKQLDNIIQDFWHRDIDVLVCTTIIETGLDITNANTLIVDHADRFGLSQLHQLRGRVGRGRERAYAYFLYDPSKPMTQQSHDRLATIAQNTALGSGFDVAMKDLELRGTGNLLGGEQSGHIEGVGFDLYVRMVSDAVEKYKEPERRESVAVTIDLPIEASIPVDYIDSDKLRLEAYRKLASARTEDDLTELREELTDRYGPLPEEFDTLFDVARLRSKARALGISEIVTQGNRVRIAKIDPPESLQMRLSRIYKGSQYRPVTHTLLIPAPFGETLGGKPMTSPEVMGWTDQLLEDLAWHGGSR